From a region of the Tenggerimyces flavus genome:
- the nagA gene encoding N-acetylglucosamine-6-phosphate deacetylase: protein MTVFANGKIVTPDGVLEPGWIEVSGDRITGLGEGQPQGAVDVDLAGKVVVPGFVDIHTHGGGGTSYPDGDPEKAARAALFHRSHGTTTTIASLVTAPGDVLERQLGALVDVAKDGLVAGIHLEGPWISVERRGAHDPNIVRPPTRDEVGRMLKLGGGHVRMVTLAPELPGGMDAVRQVIDADAVVAVGHSDASYEVVREAIDAGATVATHLFNGMPPVHHRKPGPVVALLEDPRATVELIADGHHLHHGVIAVAVNAAGPDRVALVTDAMTAAGMSDGTYDLGGRTVVVEGGLVMLPEQNTIAGSTLTMDAAFRFAVQKVGLSLVDAAKCAATTPARVFGFSDVGALRDGLRADLVILDPALNRVAVMQRGEFVYEEGLR, encoded by the coding sequence ATGACTGTGTTCGCGAACGGCAAGATCGTCACGCCGGACGGCGTGCTCGAGCCGGGCTGGATCGAGGTGTCCGGAGACCGCATCACCGGGCTCGGCGAAGGGCAGCCGCAAGGCGCCGTTGACGTCGACCTCGCGGGCAAGGTCGTCGTGCCCGGCTTCGTCGACATCCACACCCACGGCGGCGGCGGTACGTCGTACCCGGACGGCGACCCGGAGAAGGCCGCGCGGGCCGCTCTGTTCCATCGTTCGCACGGCACCACGACCACGATCGCGAGCCTCGTCACCGCACCCGGCGATGTGCTCGAACGGCAGCTCGGCGCGCTGGTCGACGTCGCGAAGGACGGGCTCGTCGCCGGCATCCACCTCGAGGGCCCGTGGATCTCGGTCGAACGCCGCGGCGCGCATGACCCCAACATCGTGCGCCCGCCGACCCGCGACGAGGTCGGCCGGATGTTGAAGCTCGGCGGCGGCCACGTACGCATGGTCACACTCGCGCCCGAGCTGCCCGGCGGGATGGACGCCGTGCGCCAGGTGATCGATGCCGACGCGGTCGTGGCGGTCGGGCACAGCGACGCCTCGTACGAGGTCGTCCGCGAGGCGATCGACGCGGGCGCGACGGTGGCGACGCACCTGTTCAACGGGATGCCGCCCGTCCACCACCGCAAGCCCGGTCCGGTCGTCGCGCTGCTGGAGGACCCGCGCGCGACGGTCGAGCTGATCGCCGACGGGCACCACCTGCACCACGGCGTGATCGCGGTCGCGGTCAACGCTGCCGGCCCGGATCGCGTCGCGCTGGTGACCGACGCGATGACCGCGGCGGGGATGAGTGACGGCACGTACGACCTCGGCGGTCGCACGGTGGTCGTCGAGGGCGGGCTGGTGATGCTGCCGGAGCAGAACACGATCGCGGGCAGCACGCTGACGATGGACGCGGCGTTCCGGTTCGCGGTGCAGAAGGTCGGTCTGTCCCTGGTCGACGCCGCGAAGTGCGCGGCGACGACGCCCGCGCGGGTCTTCGGGTTCTCCGACGTGGGTGCGTTGCGCGACGGGCTGCGCGCGGACCTGGTGATCCTCGACCCGGCGCTGAACCGGGTCGCGGTCATGCAGCGTGGGGAGTTCGTCTACGAGGAAGGGCTGCGCTGA
- a CDS encoding class II fructose-bisphosphate aldolase has product MPLTPTGDIVRSAAAAGRGVGAFNVIQLEHATALVAGAEAAGAPVILQVSENAVKYHGTLEPIALATLAVARRGSVPVAVHLDHATKVELVHEAAELGFGSVMFDGSALPYDDNVALTREVVSFCHERGVFVEAELGEVGGKDGVHAPGARTDPDEAEAFVQATGIDALAIAVGTSHAMLEKTAALDLDLITRHRETVSVPLVLHGSSGVPDEDLTRAVKAGMTKVNIATALNQAFTGAVRAYLDANPKVVDTRKYLAPGRDAVATEVTRLLGVLGA; this is encoded by the coding sequence ATGCCGCTCACGCCCACCGGGGACATCGTGCGCTCGGCCGCGGCGGCCGGCCGCGGCGTCGGTGCGTTCAACGTGATCCAGCTCGAGCACGCCACCGCGCTCGTCGCCGGCGCCGAGGCTGCCGGTGCGCCCGTCATCCTGCAGGTCAGCGAGAACGCGGTGAAGTATCACGGCACGTTGGAGCCGATCGCCCTTGCCACCTTGGCCGTCGCGCGTCGCGGCTCCGTTCCTGTCGCCGTGCACCTCGACCATGCGACGAAGGTCGAGCTCGTACACGAAGCCGCGGAGCTCGGCTTCGGTTCGGTCATGTTCGACGGCTCGGCGTTGCCGTACGACGACAATGTGGCCTTGACGCGCGAAGTGGTGAGTTTCTGCCACGAGCGTGGAGTTTTCGTCGAGGCCGAGCTCGGCGAGGTCGGCGGCAAGGACGGCGTTCACGCGCCCGGAGCACGTACGGACCCGGACGAGGCCGAGGCGTTCGTCCAGGCCACGGGCATCGACGCGTTGGCGATCGCGGTCGGGACGTCGCACGCGATGCTGGAGAAGACCGCGGCGCTGGATCTCGACCTCATCACCCGTCATCGCGAGACCGTCTCCGTACCGCTCGTGCTGCACGGCTCGTCGGGAGTGCCCGACGAGGATCTGACGCGAGCTGTGAAAGCGGGCATGACGAAGGTCAACATCGCGACGGCGTTGAACCAGGCGTTCACCGGAGCGGTCCGCGCGTATCTCGACGCGAACCCCAAGGTCGTCGACACCAGGAAGTACCTGGCGCCCGGCCGCGACGCCGTGGCCACCGAGGTCACCCGCCTACTCGGAGTACTGGGCGCCTAG
- a CDS encoding Gfo/Idh/MocA family protein: MTTRHIGVVMNGVTGRMGYNQHLVRSILAIREQGGLELKDGSRLVPEPVLVGRSEQKLADIAARHGLTAWTTDLDNALSDSSAEIYFDAQTTQAREKAVLKAIAAGKHVYCEKPTSDSFAGALELARAAREAGVKNGAVMDKIYLPGLRKLKRLVDGGFFGRILTVRCEFGYWVYEGDWQPAQRPSWNYRAEDGGGIVLDMFSHWNYVLEHLAGRVEAVTNRSFVHHPRRWDENGQPYEATAEDAAYAIFELAGGAVAQFNSSWTVRVYRDELVEFQVDGTEGSAVAGLRNCRIQHRGATPKPVWNPDLPATERFRDQWLDVPDNQVFDNGFKTQWEEFLLHVAEDTPYQHDFLAASRGVQLAELGIQSNAEGRRVVVPEVSL, from the coding sequence ATGACCACGCGGCACATCGGGGTCGTCATGAACGGCGTGACCGGGCGGATGGGCTACAACCAGCATCTGGTCCGTTCCATTCTGGCCATCCGCGAGCAGGGCGGCTTGGAGCTGAAGGACGGTTCGCGGCTCGTTCCCGAGCCCGTCCTGGTCGGCCGCTCGGAGCAGAAGCTCGCCGACATCGCCGCCCGGCATGGGCTCACCGCGTGGACGACCGACCTGGACAACGCTCTGTCCGACTCGTCCGCGGAGATCTACTTCGACGCCCAGACCACGCAGGCCCGCGAGAAGGCCGTGCTCAAGGCGATCGCCGCCGGCAAGCACGTCTACTGCGAGAAGCCGACGTCGGACTCGTTCGCCGGCGCGCTCGAGCTCGCCCGCGCCGCGCGCGAGGCCGGTGTGAAGAACGGCGCCGTGATGGACAAGATCTACCTGCCTGGCTTGCGGAAGCTGAAGCGGCTGGTGGACGGCGGCTTCTTCGGCCGCATTCTCACTGTGCGCTGCGAGTTCGGCTACTGGGTGTACGAGGGCGACTGGCAGCCCGCGCAGCGGCCGAGCTGGAACTACCGCGCGGAAGACGGCGGCGGCATCGTTCTGGACATGTTCAGCCACTGGAACTACGTGCTCGAGCACCTGGCCGGACGCGTCGAAGCCGTGACGAACCGGTCGTTCGTCCACCACCCGCGGCGCTGGGACGAGAACGGTCAGCCGTACGAGGCCACCGCCGAGGACGCCGCGTACGCGATCTTCGAGCTCGCCGGCGGCGCGGTCGCGCAATTCAACTCGTCGTGGACCGTCCGCGTCTACCGCGACGAGCTCGTCGAGTTCCAGGTCGACGGGACCGAGGGCTCGGCGGTCGCCGGCCTGCGCAACTGCAGGATCCAGCATCGCGGAGCGACGCCGAAGCCCGTCTGGAACCCGGACCTGCCGGCGACCGAGCGGTTCCGCGACCAGTGGCTCGACGTTCCGGACAACCAGGTCTTCGACAACGGCTTCAAGACGCAGTGGGAGGAGTTCCTGCTGCACGTGGCCGAGGACACGCCGTACCAGCACGACTTCCTGGCCGCGTCGCGCGGCGTGCAGCTCGCCGAGCTCGGCATCCAGTCGAACGCCGAAGGGCGGCGCGTGGTCGTTCCCGAGGTTTCCCTGTGA
- a CDS encoding sugar phosphate isomerase/epimerase family protein produces MTQGLERLSLNQKTTNSWSVAEAVDGCVRAGIPAIGLWREPVQAVGVAAAAKLVRDAGLRVSSLCRGGFLTASDPDERTAAVADNRLAIDEAAELGAPCLVLVVGGLPAGSKDLAGARQRVADAVAELVPYAASRGVRLALEPLHPMYCADRAVLSTLTQALDLALTFPDVGVAVDTFHLWWDPNVAAEIARAGERILTYQVCDFLVPMPADNLLARGMMGDGVIDFAPMTAAVAATGYAGDVEVEIFNADVWAADPSRVVSTMCERYLALVAPYLA; encoded by the coding sequence GTGACGCAGGGGTTGGAACGGCTGTCGCTCAACCAGAAGACCACGAACAGCTGGTCGGTCGCCGAGGCCGTAGACGGCTGCGTCCGTGCCGGCATCCCCGCGATCGGGCTCTGGCGCGAGCCCGTCCAGGCCGTCGGCGTGGCAGCCGCGGCGAAGCTCGTACGGGACGCCGGCCTGCGGGTCTCGTCGCTCTGCCGGGGCGGCTTCCTGACCGCCTCCGACCCCGACGAACGGACGGCGGCGGTCGCGGACAACCGGCTCGCGATCGACGAAGCGGCGGAGCTGGGAGCACCCTGTCTGGTGCTGGTGGTCGGAGGTTTGCCCGCCGGGTCGAAGGACCTCGCCGGCGCGCGCCAGCGGGTCGCCGACGCGGTGGCGGAGCTCGTCCCGTACGCGGCGTCGCGCGGGGTGCGGCTCGCGCTCGAGCCGCTGCACCCGATGTACTGCGCCGACCGCGCCGTCCTCTCGACGCTCACCCAGGCACTCGACCTGGCCCTGACGTTCCCCGACGTCGGTGTCGCCGTCGACACGTTCCACCTGTGGTGGGACCCGAACGTCGCGGCCGAGATCGCGCGAGCGGGGGAGCGGATCCTGACGTACCAGGTGTGCGACTTCCTCGTCCCGATGCCGGCCGACAACCTGCTCGCCCGCGGCATGATGGGCGACGGCGTGATCGACTTCGCCCCGATGACCGCCGCCGTGGCCGCGACGGGGTACGCGGGGGACGTCGAGGTGGAGATCTTCAACGCCGACGTCTGGGCGGCCGATCCGTCTCGGGTGGTGTCCACGATGTGCGAGCGCTACCTCGCGCTCGTCGCTCCCTACCTCGCCTGA